A single region of the Garra rufa chromosome 6, GarRuf1.0, whole genome shotgun sequence genome encodes:
- the LOC141335984 gene encoding E3 ubiquitin-protein ligase TRIM35-like — protein MALEAELSCPVCTELFSDPVLLSCSHSFCRQCINDHWTSSRTRTCPVCRQVSPQEPVSNLSLRNTCESYQREKNTKKEEYGGHDCPIHGEKIELFCQTDEEAICGTCKDYEHRWHKIQPLHQAVRQRKGKLKAALRPTENMLLSLRNGAAQDAKISKYNQSQAQQTERRIREEFKKLQQFLKKEEECRVAALNEEEKEKSVQMKKKMDLLSDRLQEVEERMKDDDVTFLQNYNDIMNRARYTPLDSDQSLEALIDVSKHLGNLKYQVWEKMKEICPYYPVILNPNTASSDVSMSNDLTSVTSCVKQQNEPNPLPLLRSRMVLGSVGYGSGVHTWDIEVGNSRHWSIGVCFGSVEKSIVQMLNPANPCLWGLRRNGDMYSFLNTQINFVMTKHPRVVRMKLEDCHDKKGGWWRNVSYFDADCNCLLAVTSQLPTGMELFPYVIPEKRSGPLRVVPAKVTLKIGQVEEDSSFLKRHRVLILLVVLIFLVLCVFLHRLIY, from the exons ATGGCGCTCGAAGCTGAGCTGTCTTGTCCTGTGTGTACTGAACTCTTCAGTGATCCGGTGTTATTGAGTTGTAGTCACAGTTTCTGCCGTCAGTGCATTAATGATCACTGGACCTCCAGCAGGACCAGAACCTGTCCCGTCTGTCGCCAGGTGTCACCGCAGGAACCGGTGTCCAATCTGAGCCTGAGAAACACCTGTGAGTCTTACCAGAGAGAGAAAAACACAAAGAAAGAAGAATATGGAGGACATGATTGTCCGATACATGGAGAGAAAATCGAACTGTtctgtcaaactgatgaagaggCTATATGTGGAACATGTAAGGATTATGAGCACAGATGGCACAAAATACAGCCTTTACACCAGGCTGTACGACAACGCAAG GGGAAGCTGAAAGCAGCTCTTCGTCCTACTGAGAATATGTTGTTGTCATTACGGAATGGTGCAGCACAGGATGCCAAGATCTCTAAATACAATCAG TCTCAAGCTCAGCAGACAGAGAGGAGAATCAGGGAGGAGTTTAAGAAACTCCAGCAGTTCCTCAAAAAGGAGGAGGAGTGCAGGGTAGCGGCTCTAAATgaagaagagaaagaaaagagtGTACAGATGAAGAAGAAAATGGACTTGCTCTCAGACAGACTCCAAGAAGTGGAGGAGCGAATGAAGGACGATGATGTCACCTTCCTTCAG AATTATAATGACATTATGAACAg agctAGATACACGCCTCTAGATTCAGATCAGAGTCTAGAAGCTCTTATTGATGTTTCAAAACATCTGGGCAACTTGAAGTACCAAGTCTGGGAGAAGATGAAGGAGATCTGCCCTTACT ACCCTGTGATCCTGAACCCAAACACAGCTTCATCAGACGTCTCCATGTCAAATGACCTGACCTCTGTGACCTCGTGCGTTAAGCAGCAGAACGAGCCCAACCCTCTTCCTCTGCTCAGGAGCCGTATGGTGCTGGGGAGCGTGGGATACGGTAGTGGCGTTCATACGTGGGACATTGAGGTGGGAAACAGTCGCCACTGGAGCATTGGAGTGTGCTTTGGATCAGTGGAAAAGTCTATTGTGCAAATGTTGAACCCTGCAAACCCCTGCTTATGGGGTCTCAGGCGCAATGGAGATATGTATAGTTTCCTAAACACTCAGATCAACTTTGTGATGACGAAACATCCCCGGGTAGTGCGAATGAAGCTAGAGGATTGTCATGACAAGAAGGGAGGATGGTGGAGGAATGTAAGCTATTTTGATGCTGATTGTAATTGCCTTTTAGCAGTGACTTCTCAACTGCCGACAGGGATGGAGCTCTTTCCATATGTGATCCCAGAAAAGCGCTCTGGCCCGCTTCGTGTTGTCCCAGctaaagttactttaaaaattgGGCAAGTTGAAGAGGATAGCTCTTTCCTAAAGAGACACAGAGTCCTGATCCTGTTAGTAGTGTTAATATTCCTGGTGCTGTGTGTTTTTTTACATCGCCTAATTTACTAA